Part of the Alteracholeplasma palmae J233 genome, GGATCAATTTGGCAAAACGGAGGGTTAATGTTGGCATTAACACTTGCGAGCTTACTTGCCTCAGTTGTTACTGGATATATTGCTGCTAGAGTCGCAGCTAATGTTTCTATGAATATTAGAGGTGCAGTCTTTAATAAAGTAGAGTCATTTTCTATGGACGAGATATCTAAATTTTCAACACCGAGCTTAATTACTAGAACAACAAACGATGTTACCCAAGTTCAAATGTTGTTTACAATGGGACTTCAAGTATTCTTTAAAGCACCTATTACTGCTATTTGGGCAATTAGTAAGATATATGGAAAAAATTATGCTAGTCTTACAATTTTAGTAGGATCAATTATTGCATTCTTAATAGTATTCGTATTAGTAATTGTGTTAGCAGTATTGCCTAAATTTAAGAAAGTTCAAGCATTAACTGATAACTTAAACAATGTTACAAGAGAAAACTTGACAGGATTAAGAGTAGTTAGGGCATATAATGCTGAGGATTATGAAGAAGAAAAATTTAATCAAGCAAATGATAAACTAATGAAAAATTACCTATTCACAAATACTTTTTTATCGTTTATTAATCCTGTTTTAATTGTTGCAATCAATTTCTTATCACTAGGTATTTATTACTTAGGTGCTCATATCATTAATGGTATGCCAGGCGAAACCATTGGAGATTTTGTTGGTAGAGGAAATACACTAGCAGATATTATGGTCTTTATGTCTTATGCAATGCAAGTAGTTATGTCATTCTTAATGCTTGTTATGATTTTATTTATTTTACCTAGAGCAATCGTTTCTTCTAAGCGTATTAAAGAAATATTAGATACTGATAATAAAATAAAAGATGGTGGTTTAACTGCTTTAGATGGAAAAGATTTAGGAACAGTAGAGTTTAGAAATGTAAGTTTTAAATATCCGGATGCGGAAGAATATGTCTTAGAAAACATTAACTTTAAAGCTAATCGTGGTGATACGATTGCCTTTATTGGTTCTACAGGATCAGGAAAATCAACTTTAATTAACTTAATCCCTAGATTTTATGATATTACCGAAGGTGAAGTATTAGTTAATGGTAATGATGTTAGAGACTATAAAGTTAATGAACTTAGAAACATGTTAGGCTATGTACCACAAAAAGGTGTTTTATTTAGTGGAAGTGTAAAAGAAAATATTAACTTTGGAGAAAATGGATTTATTGGTAATGTAGATGAACAACTAGATAAAGCACTTGAAATAGCACAAGCTAAATCATTTGTTGATAAGATGGATGATAAAGTTGATTCACACATCGCACAAGGCGGTAAGAACGTCTCTGGTGGACAAAAACAAAGACTATCTATTGCAAGAGCGGTATACAAAAATCCTCTTATTTACATATTTGATGACTCTTTTTCAGCTTTGGACTATAAAACAGATAAAATTTTAAGAAAAGAATTAAGTTTGAAAACTGATCATGCAACATCTTTAATAGTTGCACAACGTATTGGTACAATTAAAAATGCTAACCAAATCATTGTTTTAGAAGAAGGAAAAGTAGTAGGACAAGGAACTCATAATGAATTAATGAAAACTTGTGAAGTATATCAAGAAATCGCCTATTCACAATTATCAAAGGAGGAATTAAGCAATGACTAAGAACAAAGAAACTAAGCTTAAAAAACCTTCAAATAAGGGATTTTCTAAATTTATAAAAATTCTTAAACCTTACACTTTACCGATTGTGATTGCACTATTACTAGCAGTATTTAGTACGATTGTTGTAGTGTTAAGTCCTGAATTTATTAAAAAAATAACAGAAATCTTATCAACATCAATTATGACAGGCACAAAAACAGTTGATATTGAAGAAATTACAAGAATTGCAATTATGCTAGGTATAGCTTATTTAATTGGAGCACTATTTTCATATACACAAGGAATGATCATGAATTTAGTCACACAAAAAGTAGCATTTAAACTTAGAACTGAAATATCAGGAAAAATTAATAAACTTCCTTTTAGTTACTTTGATAATGTCAATTATGGAGATGTATTAAGTAGAGTAACAAATGATGTTGACTTAATTGCACAAACATTAAATCAAAATATCGTTCCTATGATTTCTGCAATCTTACAAATTATTTTAGTAGTAGTATTCATGTTTATTAATAGCTGGTTACTAACGTTAGCCGCAATATTTTCAACATTAATTGGATTTTTCTTAATGGGGATTATTATGGCACGCTCACAAAAGTATTTTAAAGAACAACAAAAAAATATGGGTGAACTAAATGGACATATAGAAGAAATCTATAGTGGTCACCAAGTAGTTCAAGCTTTTAACGGACAACAAACTGCTAAAAATAAATTTAATAAATTAAATACAGACTTGAAATCAAGTGCATTCAAATCACAATTTATATCAGGGCTTATGATGCCCATCATGTCATTTGTAGGTAATTTCGGGTATGTTGTTGTAACAGTGCTTGGAGCTTGGCTTGTTTTTAGAGGAGACCTTAGTTTAGGCGTTATTTCGGCATTTATGATCTATATTAGATTATTTACTAACCCACTAGGTCAAATTGCTCAAGCAGCAACTAACCTCCAACAAACATCAGCAGCATCCGCTAGAGTTTTTGATTTTATGGATGAAAAAGAATTAGAACCTGAAAGAGAAAACACTCAAATTGTTTCTAATGTTAAAGGAAACGTTGAATTTAAAAATGTTAAATTTGGATATGATAAAGAAAAAACAATTATTAATAATTTCTCTGCTAAAATTAAATCAGGACAAAAAGTTGCTATCGTAGGACCTACAGGTGCAGGTAAAACAACGCTTGTTAACTTGTTGATGAGATTCTATGAAATAGATTCTGGAGAAATTACAATTGATGGTATCTCAATAAAAGATATGACAAGAAAAACAGTACATAGTTTATTTGCGATGGTTTTACAAGACACATGGATTTTTGATGGAACTATTAGAGATAATATTGTCTTTAATCATAAAAATGTTAGTTATGAAGATTTGAAAGCTGTTAGTAAAGCAGCAAGTATTCACCATTATATTAAAACACTGCCAAAAGGTTATGACACAATAATGGATGAAACAACTTCTCTATCATCAGGGCAAAGACAACTTATTACAATTGCTCGTGCAATGCTTCTTGATGCACCGATGCTTATTTTAGATGAGGCAACATCTAATGTAGATACTAGAACTGAAATTGCTATCCAAAGAGCAATGGATAAACTAATGGAAAAAAGAACAAGTTTTGTCATTGCACATAGATTATCAACAATTAAGAATGCTGATTTAATTCTTGTAATGAACCAAGGTGATATAGTTGAAAGTGGAACACACGAACAACTGATTGAACAAAAAGGATTTTACGAAGAACTTTACAATAGTCAATTTGAAGAAAATTAATAAAATGAGTAGGATTATGATAAATAATCCTATTTTTTTATGTTTTAAATCAAACTTTCCATGAAAATAAGCTATTGCATGTTATAATTAATCTAAACATAGAGGTGAGGAACATGTCATTAAAAAGAGGAATGAAGGTTCAAATTCATAGTTATAAACATGATCGCTCATTACATAGAGTTTGGGAAACTGCGACTGTTTTATCATTTGATGAAGATACAATGATAACAGCTAATAAAAACACAAAAGTAATTGAGCATAACGGTAGAAGATGGTATACAAAAGAACCAGCTATTTGTTTTTTCTATGAAGAATATTGGTTTAATGTCATTGCTATGCTAAAAAAAGATGGTATCTATTATTACTGTAATTTATCTAGTCCGTATGTTTATGATAATGAGGCAATAAAATACATTGACTATGATCTAGATGTTAAAGTCTTTCCTGATGGAAAAATGATTGTTTTAGATGAAGCAGAGTATGAACAGCATAGTAGTAGAATGTGTTATCCAGAAGATATAAAAGAGATTATTGATCAACAAATGATTGTCTTACAAGAAAAGATTAAAAACAAACAAGAACCATTTAATGAAGAATATATTAAAATATATGCAAAACAATATCAAGATATACTCAAAAAAAATAAGGTGAAAAATAAATGAATAGAAAAATCCAACTAGCTATTCAAATGATTATAGCTGGGATTATTACGACTTTAGTTGCCTACTTTTTATCTTTAAATTACTGGCAAACATCAGGGGTTATCTCCATATTGTCAATTAATATGACAAGACAAGATTCATTAAAAGTAGCTTTTAAAAGAACAGTTGATGTAACAATTGCACTCCTTTTATCTACACTTCTTTTCTATCTTATAGGTTATAATTTATATGTTTATTTAGGATTTTTAGTTATTTTTATTTTTGGATCATGGCTTTTAAATTTATCTGAAGGTATTGTAGTTAGCATTGTTTTAGTTATACATATCCTTAGTAGGGGTGAGTTTGATGGTTCTCTTTTATTAAATGAATTTAGTATTTTTATATTAGCGTTAATCATCGCACTAGCAGTTAATATTTTATATCCAAATGTTAATGAGAAAAAATTAGAAAAAAATGTAGTTTTAATTGATCAATATATTCAAGAACATACATTTATGCTTTCTTTATTATTAAACGATTTAACGGGATATAAGGATTATAAAAAGCACTATTTTAATATTTTAAATTTGATAGAGCCTATTTTAAAAGAGGCTGATTTATTAAAAAAAGATCAAGTACTGAATAAAGATTTTAAGTATGCAGACTATCTTTATATGAGAAAAGCTCAATTAACATCATTAAATAGAATGTATGACTTAACTTTAAAAATAAAATCAGAAGAAACGATAACAAAAGAAATATCAGAGTTTATTCAACAATTATGCTTTGACATAGGAAAAGATAATAAAGCGTCATTTCAATTAAGTAAACTAGCAGAATATAGAAAAGAATTAGAAAAAACAGCTTTACCTAAAACACGTAATGAATTTGAAACTAGAGCCGTTCTTTATCAAATACTCAATGAACTAGAAAACTTCTTATTTGAAAAACAACAATATCATGAAAAATATGAAAAAAAAGGACAATAACAATTGTCCTTTACCAGTTAATAACATAAGTTTTAAAATGGAGCGGGCGAGCGGGATCGAACCGCCGTCTAAGCCTTGGCAAGGCCTTGTAATAACCATTATACGACGCCCGCGGTTCTCATGCTTATTTATAATAACAAAAAAAAATGACTATGTCAATAGAATATGTGTTAAAATTGTATAAAAGTTAATTAGAATTTTTAAGAGGTCAAAATGAAAAAATACCAACTACCAATTTTTATTATAATAATGTTTGTTATAGGCGTTATAGTAGGCTTTTTATCTTACCACGGATATTTATTAAAGTTTTTTACAGCACTTAGTAATTTTCAATGGTACTATATAATTCTTTGTTTTTTACTAGGTGTTTTTATAAATATCGGAGCCCATGAGTTAGGACATTTAATTGTATTAAAGAAAAATGGAATTTCAATCAGAGCTATATTTGTATTATTTTTAACAGTTACTAAATTAAAAAGATGGAAAATAGGTATTTACCCTAAATTATCAATATTATTAGGCGGGATGGTTATTCCTAATATTCCTTTAATCAAAACAGAAGAAGATTACAATCATTTGATAACAAGATTTGCAAAAGGAATTAAAGCTGGTCCTATTGCAAGTAAATTCTTTTGTCTATTTAGTATAATTTTATTTATTTTTTCAATGATTTTGAATAGTAGTACGTTTATAGCAATATCTTTTTACCTAATGATTTTAACAATTATAATAACATATTTAGTGCTAATGGCATCTAAAGTGTCATATGAAGGGCTATATGGGGATTTTGTTGCCTATGATAAACTCACTAAGGATAGTAGATTTGCCCTTGTATATATCTTGCAAAGTGCAGAAACAAGCGACTATGAAAAAGAGAATAAGCAATTTTTATGGCATAAGGTAGTTGAACAATTAAATAGCACAACTGAAATTTATACTCAAGCAGGTCAAGAACTCATAAACTTTTATTTGGATGAAGTAGTTTTCTATAAAAAAGAAAGTATAGAAACAGTTGATGAAAGAATCAAAAGGGTTTACCAATATCTAGATATTCAAAAAGAAGAACATTTTATTCTTGCTCACATGCTTATGTATTTTTATTATATAAAAAATTATAATGAATCCTTTTTTGAAGTTGAAAAAATAATTAATAAATTTAATAGTGACAAG contains:
- a CDS encoding ABC transporter ATP-binding protein, whose protein sequence is MLRVLKEVKLRDWITILVSIGFITLQVWLELTIPDYMNNIIKEINKGQGNGSIGSIWQNGGLMLALTLASLLASVVTGYIAARVAANVSMNIRGAVFNKVESFSMDEISKFSTPSLITRTTNDVTQVQMLFTMGLQVFFKAPITAIWAISKIYGKNYASLTILVGSIIAFLIVFVLVIVLAVLPKFKKVQALTDNLNNVTRENLTGLRVVRAYNAEDYEEEKFNQANDKLMKNYLFTNTFLSFINPVLIVAINFLSLGIYYLGAHIINGMPGETIGDFVGRGNTLADIMVFMSYAMQVVMSFLMLVMILFILPRAIVSSKRIKEILDTDNKIKDGGLTALDGKDLGTVEFRNVSFKYPDAEEYVLENINFKANRGDTIAFIGSTGSGKSTLINLIPRFYDITEGEVLVNGNDVRDYKVNELRNMLGYVPQKGVLFSGSVKENINFGENGFIGNVDEQLDKALEIAQAKSFVDKMDDKVDSHIAQGGKNVSGGQKQRLSIARAVYKNPLIYIFDDSFSALDYKTDKILRKELSLKTDHATSLIVAQRIGTIKNANQIIVLEEGKVVGQGTHNELMKTCEVYQEIAYSQLSKEELSND
- a CDS encoding ABC transporter ATP-binding protein, producing the protein MTKNKETKLKKPSNKGFSKFIKILKPYTLPIVIALLLAVFSTIVVVLSPEFIKKITEILSTSIMTGTKTVDIEEITRIAIMLGIAYLIGALFSYTQGMIMNLVTQKVAFKLRTEISGKINKLPFSYFDNVNYGDVLSRVTNDVDLIAQTLNQNIVPMISAILQIILVVVFMFINSWLLTLAAIFSTLIGFFLMGIIMARSQKYFKEQQKNMGELNGHIEEIYSGHQVVQAFNGQQTAKNKFNKLNTDLKSSAFKSQFISGLMMPIMSFVGNFGYVVVTVLGAWLVFRGDLSLGVISAFMIYIRLFTNPLGQIAQAATNLQQTSAASARVFDFMDEKELEPERENTQIVSNVKGNVEFKNVKFGYDKEKTIINNFSAKIKSGQKVAIVGPTGAGKTTLVNLLMRFYEIDSGEITIDGISIKDMTRKTVHSLFAMVLQDTWIFDGTIRDNIVFNHKNVSYEDLKAVSKAASIHHYIKTLPKGYDTIMDETTSLSSGQRQLITIARAMLLDAPMLILDEATSNVDTRTEIAIQRAMDKLMEKRTSFVIAHRLSTIKNADLILVMNQGDIVESGTHEQLIEQKGFYEELYNSQFEEN
- a CDS encoding DUF402 domain-containing protein, with the translated sequence MSLKRGMKVQIHSYKHDRSLHRVWETATVLSFDEDTMITANKNTKVIEHNGRRWYTKEPAICFFYEEYWFNVIAMLKKDGIYYYCNLSSPYVYDNEAIKYIDYDLDVKVFPDGKMIVLDEAEYEQHSSRMCYPEDIKEIIDQQMIVLQEKIKNKQEPFNEEYIKIYAKQYQDILKKNKVKNK
- a CDS encoding aromatic acid exporter family protein; the protein is MNRKIQLAIQMIIAGIITTLVAYFLSLNYWQTSGVISILSINMTRQDSLKVAFKRTVDVTIALLLSTLLFYLIGYNLYVYLGFLVIFIFGSWLLNLSEGIVVSIVLVIHILSRGEFDGSLLLNEFSIFILALIIALAVNILYPNVNEKKLEKNVVLIDQYIQEHTFMLSLLLNDLTGYKDYKKHYFNILNLIEPILKEADLLKKDQVLNKDFKYADYLYMRKAQLTSLNRMYDLTLKIKSEETITKEISEFIQQLCFDIGKDNKASFQLSKLAEYRKELEKTALPKTRNEFETRAVLYQILNELENFLFEKQQYHEKYEKKGQ
- a CDS encoding site-2 protease family protein, with protein sequence MKKYQLPIFIIIMFVIGVIVGFLSYHGYLLKFFTALSNFQWYYIILCFLLGVFINIGAHELGHLIVLKKNGISIRAIFVLFLTVTKLKRWKIGIYPKLSILLGGMVIPNIPLIKTEEDYNHLITRFAKGIKAGPIASKFFCLFSIILFIFSMILNSSTFIAISFYLMILTIIITYLVLMASKVSYEGLYGDFVAYDKLTKDSRFALVYILQSAETSDYEKENKQFLWHKVVEQLNSTTEIYTQAGQELINFYLDEVVFYKKESIETVDERIKRVYQYLDIQKEEHFILAHMLMYFYYIKNYNESFFEVEKIINKFNSDKIERKVLIFWEERTKYLFNVTRDEAYKKRVYDAYKMNWILKPLKIESLIEIPLIKEVKPDEN